One genomic segment of Thermoanaerobaculia bacterium includes these proteins:
- the hypB gene encoding hydrogenase nickel incorporation protein HypB has translation MCDDCGCGDTDKVSVEIHESLLAGNASQAAHNREHFAARGMLALNLMGSPGSGKTALLEATARALAAAPGGGSSHHLAALSGDLATDHDGARLRAAGIPAATITTGSACHLDAKLVHQALHHLDLGDADTLVIENVGNLVCPAIYDLGEAAAVVALSVTEGEDKPLKYPTMFHGADLVLLTKVDLLPHLLGFRMDVLEDALARTMPRLKVIRVSALTGEGLPEWIAWLETQRAQLVAGAHAHHAGPHAHTHAH, from the coding sequence GCTGTGGCGACACCGACAAGGTATCCGTAGAGATTCACGAGAGTCTCCTGGCCGGGAACGCCTCCCAGGCGGCGCACAATCGCGAGCACTTCGCTGCCCGCGGCATGCTGGCGCTCAACCTGATGGGCTCGCCGGGCTCCGGCAAGACGGCGCTCCTCGAAGCGACCGCGCGGGCGCTGGCCGCGGCACCAGGGGGCGGCTCGTCACACCACCTTGCGGCGCTCTCGGGCGACCTCGCGACCGACCACGACGGCGCCCGCCTGCGCGCGGCTGGCATTCCCGCCGCCACCATCACCACCGGCTCGGCCTGCCATCTCGACGCCAAACTCGTCCATCAGGCCCTTCACCACCTCGACCTCGGCGACGCCGACACGCTGGTGATCGAGAACGTCGGCAACCTCGTCTGCCCGGCGATCTACGACCTGGGGGAGGCGGCGGCGGTCGTGGCGCTGTCGGTGACCGAGGGCGAGGACAAGCCGCTCAAGTACCCGACGATGTTCCACGGCGCCGATCTGGTGCTGCTGACCAAGGTCGACCTCCTGCCGCATCTGCTCGGCTTTCGCATGGACGTGCTCGAAGACGCCCTCGCCCGGACGATGCCGCGGCTCAAGGTGATCCGGGTTTCGGCGCTCACCGGCGAAGGCTTGCCGGAGTGGATCGCCTGGCTCGAAACGCAACGCGCGCAGCTGGTGGCGGGTGCCCACGCCCACCACGCCGGGCCGCACGCCCACACGCACGCCCACTGA